Proteins encoded in a region of the Chitinophagaceae bacterium genome:
- a CDS encoding TIGR01777 family oxidoreductase, with amino-acid sequence MEHTTSSKNILITGGSGFIGRRIADLCRGNGHALSFLTTNIERETTEPLFYWNVKENYIDTHSTENKDIVIHLPGAGIAERYWTADRKKEIWESRVLTTRMLYDTLKNQKSLLPECLIAVSAIGYYGANTGDTWLEENTKSGDDFLAKVVFEWEAEVQKISLLGIRTVILRLGVVLGKDGGFLQKMLFLLQKGMISVIGNGNQYISWIDREDLVRLLYQASQEKKWNGIFNAVSPNPVSNKYFTYALARCFHKKIYLPAVPSFVLKLIYGEMAQIITGGNRASSQKIESMGFVFDCKTIEECLSLHSRTLQK; translated from the coding sequence ATGGAACATACTACATCATCTAAAAATATTTTAATAACGGGAGGGAGTGGTTTTATAGGAAGGCGCATTGCGGACTTATGCAGGGGTAATGGGCATGCTCTTTCTTTTCTAACTACAAATATTGAAAGAGAAACTACAGAACCTCTGTTTTATTGGAATGTAAAAGAAAATTATATAGATACCCATTCCACTGAAAATAAAGATATAGTGATTCATCTACCTGGTGCGGGAATTGCTGAAAGATATTGGACAGCGGATAGAAAAAAAGAAATATGGGAGAGCAGGGTTCTCACTACTCGAATGCTTTATGATACTCTCAAAAATCAAAAGTCACTACTTCCCGAGTGCTTGATAGCTGTTTCTGCTATTGGTTATTATGGTGCTAATACAGGAGATACTTGGCTTGAAGAGAATACAAAAAGTGGAGATGATTTTTTGGCAAAGGTGGTTTTTGAATGGGAAGCGGAGGTACAAAAAATATCTCTTTTGGGAATAAGAACGGTGATTTTACGTCTGGGAGTTGTGTTGGGCAAGGACGGCGGATTTCTCCAGAAAATGCTTTTTTTGCTACAGAAAGGTATGATTTCCGTTATAGGGAATGGAAATCAATATATAAGTTGGATTGACAGAGAGGACTTGGTGCGGTTATTGTATCAAGCCAGTCAAGAAAAGAAATGGAATGGAATTTTTAATGCAGTTTCACCAAATCCTGTAAGTAATAAATACTTCACCTACGCTCTTGCAAGGTGTTTTCACAAAAAAATATACTTGCCTGCTGTTCCTTCTTTTGTATTAAAACTTATTTATGGAGAGATGGCACAGATTATTACGGGTGGAAATAGGGCTTCTTCTCAAAAAATAGAGAGTATGGGTTTCGTTTTTGATTGTAAAACAATAGAAGAATGCCTTTCTTTGCATTCAAGAACTTTACAAAAATGA
- a CDS encoding PD-(D/E)XK nuclease family transposase, which produces MLMGFLNTLLPKKDTIVNLTFKNNEHLGQGFVDRKAIYDIYCENEKSEKFIVEIQKQRKIISKKELFIIFPIREQAEKGEWDFQFKAVYCIGILDFTFNDYKIESEKNEVMHTIQLKNQHGNAFYEKLTFIYLEVLNFKKTEAELTIRLDKWLYFIK; this is translated from the coding sequence ATGTTAATGGGCTTTTTGAATACTTTATTGCCCAAAAAAGACACAATAGTTAATTTGACTTTCAAGAATAATGAACATCTTGGGCAGGGATTTGTTGACAGAAAAGCAATTTACGATATTTACTGCGAAAATGAGAAGAGCGAGAAATTTATTGTAGAAATACAAAAGCAAAGAAAGATTATTTCAAAGAAAGAACTATTTATTATTTTTCCCATAAGAGAGCAAGCAGAAAAAGGAGAATGGGATTTTCAATTCAAAGCGGTATACTGTATAGGTATCTTGGACTTTACTTTTAACGATTACAAAATAGAATCAGAAAAAAACGAAGTAATGCATACTATTCAATTAAAAAACCAACATGGTAATGCTTTTTATGAGAAGCTTACTTTCATATACTTGGAAGTACTCAATTTCAAAAAGACAGAAGCAGAACTTACAATCCGTTTGGATAAATGGTTATATTTTATTAAATGA